The nucleotide window CTTATGCATGAAACTGTATCAAGTTTTTTGTTATAGATTgggtttgttgttgttgttgttctgtaGCCAAACTTGTTGATTTATCAAGCATCCATTTCTTTATCTTGTGTTTTGTTTTACTAATTGAGTGCTACTTGCAAGCTTACAGCAGAGTTAGGATATATTCTTCTTCAAAGTTTAccttttttatattattgtaagAATCTTTTGAAGAGATTAGCCTGTAATTTTTTAGAGAATTACAGCTTTATGTTGAAGCCTAATATCCATGAACCTGACTGTGTTGATATCAATGTTGTTTAAGCTTGATGAGCAAACTAAAATTGCAAACTTAATATTGGGTTTCATTTATCAGAAACATGAATGTTTATCGATCTGTTTCTTTCGGTTTGGTGCTCAAGCATCAACAGTGTGATTCATTTGCAGGATTCAGCTATATGCTGAAGACTGTCACAAGGCCAATTTATTGTTGCTTTTGCCTCATTGATTGTGGTCCTTACGAATTCAGCTGCATGTGTGAGAACTTGTGTAACATAGGAATAACTTCTACTGCTTTTGATGCACAACAGTTGCTCTCTAATTTTTTTCTGTGGATAATCTGTTTGATACAACAATATACATCGATTTATTCGGAGAGTGCATGGATTTATTCAGAGACAACTGTGAAAATAGAATTTTTTTGTGGTTCACAAAGGATGAGAAATTTTCTGGATTGCACAAATGTGAAGGTGGTGCAAGATATGAAAAAGATCGGCATTTCTCTATGTCGAATGACAAAAGATATGAAGGTAAGAAGAAAGGGAATTCTTCGTAGATGAAGATTGAGATAGGATCTGAGAAATGTTCCCTTGACGTTGACATGGCTTAAATGAGAATGAGACATCAACATGCCCATTGTAGATTTTGCATATTGTAGTTGCCTCTTAACATTAGCTTTTGACCGACTATAGTTATTGAAACTTGGTCTTTTCAGCCTTCCCCAAATATTTGggatttatggcttgttgttattgatcttgatgtgaaACAATTCGAGCTTGTTGTGTCTCAATGGTTCAATACTATGACTATACGGTACTCAATAAAAGTTTggtttatgaaattaattatttttccttttgcATGTATATGGTTCAGTTTTAGTTTATGTAGTATGTTTGAACAGTTGTCTTATAATCATCAAGCTTCATTGCTGTGAATTGCCAGTGTATTATGTGTTTATATGTGTTTGCTTTCCATATTGCCTTCCATAACATTTGACTTCTGTAAGATTATTCATATAAAGCTAGAATAACAAATTTTCTGAAAGAAAACAATACTTTTTGAAAAGGTAGCATCAACTGTCCTTTACTGTGATACAGTTTTTGATATTAGTTTCTTTCAAATGAAAAATCTTTCCTGTTTTGCTCGTCATATTTTTACAAAGTACCAACACAGGCTGTGAATTATTCGTCCCCGAATGACTCATTTCATCTTTTACTTTATGGAAGATATGTGTTCCTTACTTGTCAGCTCTTGTTTTCATTAAGATTGTCTAGAAATCCTTTCTACTGTTCTTACAGTTTGATTATATTGTGTAGATTACAAAGGAACAGGATGAGAACTTCCTGACATTTTGTTGTGGTAGAAGTGTAAATTCTTCATAGTGCCATTCAAATGCACATTTGAAGCAACTTTCCTCTTAGAATATATGGGGTGAGTACCGTATTTGCTTAAAGATGATGAATCATGCGAGTGTTGCTTTAATTGttgtcaaaaatattttttctaggcAGTGAGTTCTGCCTATCATTTGatggtgcattgcacgtcatagaTTAGTTATTCCTTACAGTAGTTTGTCCATTAGGAGTGTATAATTCTATCTTCATACAGAGCAGTTGTTGTGTTGGAGGGCTAGCTAAATCTCAATCAGCTAATGATAGAATATTGGGTCCACCCAAGAAGCGGAACATAGGCCAGTTATCCATCCAGAAGAAAAGACAATGGTCATCAAGTCCTGAACCTGAAGTAATGGAAAACAATGTTAGCAATTCTCTTTCCCTGGTGACGAATGTCTCCTCGTGTCCCACTACTGTCAATGATGAGACCAAGTTAATGGAGGAAAATGCTAACAATGTTTCATTCGTCAACCAAGGTTTATCTGTCTCTCTGTATATCTTTTTCGTATTTAGAATGACTTCCATATGTCTTTTATAGATATAGTTAAATATTTGTTTGCTTCACATATGTTTGCACTTGACACTGAAAATTTTCTTTACTGGTAATTTTATATGTTTCACTATTCTTTGCATTTATTATATCCTACTTTGTGTTGGTACACAGAGGTGCCATGTTTTGGCAGTTTGATGCTAGGCCTTTTGCTGATGTCATGCTTTCACCTTGCTTACTTCATTAATAAAAATTGAAGCCTCTTTATTAGGAAAGTGAATGTTCGAACTATAGTTAGATGAAGGCCCAAACTATAGCCTTGGATAGTTGATACCCGTAGACTTATGCTATAAGAACTATATCCAGAAATAACTCTGGCTATCAAGATTCAAGAATTTATATCATTCCTGGAGGTTTCAACAATGAACAATGTTattgtttaatgtgttattatgtgtgttcttttttttttctacttttttgtgAAACATGTGTTTTGAAATATTTGATTAATATTCATTTTATATGGCAAGAAGTTTCTGTATTGGTTGTCGTGGACCACAGCTCAAAGAGCTTGTTTTTTCTCATTGCCTGTAGTTGGAAAGGCAAAAAATTGGAAGTTTCTATTAAAATGGACTGTGAATATTAGAGCTAAAGGAATTAGAGGAGTCTGTCGTAAAATAAAAATGGTTCTTGCAATAGGATATTAGGCCTGCTTCTATTTTACTGTAGAAATACAGTTCTTTCAGGAACTTTTTTATGACATCCATTATATCTGTATTTCCTGTAAGCATGAAAATATTCATGTTTAGTCTCTTGATTTTTCTGCATAACATGTAGATATGACCATGAGTTTTTCCTCGCTGCTTCCTTGAATTTGTGTTCTCTTAAGCAGTGTTTGGCTTTTCAGCAATTGTGTCAATAAAATCTTTAATAGCAAATAGTCATAAATATTGGAAGAGCTTGCCTGTGTGTAGCTTATGGACAATGTCTGCAGACCTTTAAAGTTTGTTCTTTTTGGGCATTTATGAATTATTGTCTATTCTGCAAAAATTCAGATCCTTACTAGTCTTTAAACtatagatattcatgtgaaaattCTATTGACAAGATATGTTTTATCTCTGGGAAGTTCTTCAACATGCAGTTGGGTCACACTTGTGAATGATGGCCACAACTAAATATATAACCTACAACTACCTGAAATATGTACATATCAAGAATTACCTTGTACTAACATGTTTTCGCGACTCGAATCCTTATCATCTAAACGCAAAGGAACAATCTTCTCATGACACTGAGGCCCATTCTCAAATGCTTGAGATGTGTGGTTCATGCTTTTAGGTAGGAACAATTCTTTTTCTAGTGAAGAGCTTTGCTTTGGTCTTTTCAATCAGGAGTGAATGTTTCCTTTTGCCTACATGTGCCTATTAAAGATGTTACTTGCACAATTGTAAGAACTAAAAAACTAGCAAGGCTTGGTGATGTTGCTTGCTAGTTGAAGAAAGTGCAATAGACAGGCTTAGGCTCCTAAAATTAGACAATCAGATCCTTAACATCATGCAATTTTATAGTTTCTTTCAATATTGCATGAGTGGTGATCTGCATCCATGTTAATAGTCTCCTCTTTCTCTTGTTAATAACTTACGGAAATAAAAATATAGCTTTAATAAAATTTCAGCAAGGAATTGAAGTTTTTGATTGGATCGTTCATATTAATGTTGTATATGCAATACTAAATCTCAATTTTGGTTACCTCATATATCTATAGGCTAGTCATCTGAGCTAGATGTTTATCTGGATatttgcaaaaataaaaaaaatatttatgataattattacTTGAAAATCCAAACCCTTCTCTTGGTATCACTGATAATGTCCACTTTGTTCGGTAGGTGCTATAGCCTGGAATGAGATGAGAAGGGTGTGGGTCGGAGATCGATCAAAAAGGCCCCACAGAGCTCCAAGGGAACCGACAATAAGGTCAAGATCAAACCTTCTTCTTTTGTGCAACTTGGGATAACATAGATGCCAATGTACTGATGGCATATGATATTCTTTTAATGTGCTTATATTTTTTCTTGCTTGAATTAGGtaatcaatggattttgaacttatctTGTCAGGTTTTGTAGGGAAATTTACTAGTTAAAACGTTTTTTTGTTTGTGTGATGCACCAATTTCTTACCATAATGCTACCTGAATGTGCATTAGATCTTCAGAATGTTTTAACAGAAAATATGCATTTCTATACAACCAAGTAAATATGAATTCAATGATGTTTCTGGGCATTTATCATTATCTGTATTCCATCAAAGTTTATTGAACATATGAAACATCAACATTTTAGAACACTCATGATAGACCCCTCAGTTCTAAACCAATACCTGTACTGATTTTAGGTTGGGTTACGTGCCACCAGAAAGTAGAATAGATTTTTACAGCTTGGCTCGTCATTTACATTTGCCTTCACTTTCAATAGTTTGGCCAAGTTGATTGATTGATACATGATTCCTTCACACAAAAAAGGATTCTAAGGAGAAAGGAATCTGAACTATTGTAACTAATAATTCCAGAATTACATGCATGGGCACATGATGTATTTTAGCCATGTAGATTATATATCTAAGCTGTGTTAACAAGGTAATGATGGAAGCTCTTTGTGTGTGTTTGGGTAATTCATGTGAACTCGGCTTTCCTTGTTGTTAACCTTGATTCCCTTGTCTGTAGCTGGTGTGCAACCTACGAGGATTTGCTCTCGACCAACCGACCTTTTCCACAACCCATCCCAGTATCTGTGAGTTCTCCTTGGGTCGCTTCACTTGTGTCATCTCTTTTTTAGCGTTTGAGATTAGTTCTACATGATAGATTTTCTCATTTCCAaattcttgtaatttattttaCAGGAGATGGTAGATTTTTTGGTCGACATTTGGCAGGAGGAAGGACTTTAACGATTAGCAGTACTCTTTGCTAGTGTGGAAATTTTGTCTGGCCTTCTGGTTAGCTAAATTAAGTAGATGTATTTTTTGTCAAGGGGGTGTTCTTGTATAAAAACAAAATGCATTGGCGTCACCATTCGACCCCAAGAAAAAATTGTGTTAATGGTATTAGGTGAAGAAAGTAAACAAGCAAAGCAAAAAGAACCATTCTATTAATCAGAGAGCATCTCATGAATGTCATGCAACCTCAAGTTCAACTTTGGGATGATAAGCCGGTGGGTGTGCATTTAGTAGACATCGAGGACATTACTATTGGACTTTTGTCGAATCATGCATTTGAATTGATAAAATTACATGTAGATCGTTAGTTCTAAAAATTCATCATGTTGATAAAAAGTCATAATAATCCTCCTACGATTGATATTTGTGTTGCAGGAAGGCAAGAGTTCCGAGACCATCCCGGTCTGTGGCGATGGGCAAGAACAAGCTCATCAGCATCTGCAACACAAAAATCTGCACTTCATCATGAGTGGGGAATGTGATCGACCAAATTTACATTATTCGAATCCATGTGTCTATTTTAGCATCCTACATCGTGATCATGCGCCTTATCTGATCACATTAATTGCTTCCATATCTTTCTTATCCGAACCCCAGCAAATTCACGGCTGTGGTGTGTCGGCAGATATGCGCTACCGAACGAACGGTCCAAGTCATGGAACAGATTCTTCCGGAGGCTAATCGTAGGCGTTGGCGACGAGGATCCGCGCCCACGAATTGACGCGCAAGTGACGGGCAGCGTGGAGGCCCAAGGAACGGCTGGGGGCCGGCCAACCCCACCTCGTCCCGTGGCGAACGACATGCACGGCCGTGTGACTAGGAGGGAGATAAGAGCGGGCTAGCGTTCGTCGGATTGGCCGAGGCCACGTGAATAGCCACGCTCCTTCACGTGAGGGCGGGACGCCGGCCCCACCGGCTGTTGGGAAAACAACATGTGCTCCTTTTCGTTTGCTGTTCTTAAAAGCTCCAAAACGGAACAGGAGTGGGAAGTCCCTTTCATTCTCTCCTGAAGCCCTCCTATTATATATATGAGCACAAACGAGGCATCTCTGCCCACAGCTTTGGACATCATcttgttgagagagagagagagagagagagttcttcgGATGGTAGAGATATTTCTGGAGATCTCCAGATCTCTCGcgcagagacagagagagagagagttcttcgGATGGTAGAGAGATTTCTGGATATCTCCAGATCtctcgcagagagagagagagggaaactcGTGTTCTTCAGAAGGTAGAGAGATTTTGTACTGCAAATTAGAGAGTTTTATATTTCCACTGCCGACATCTTGCAGCCCAAGATGGTTTCTGATGGCGGAGGGAGAGGTGTCTGTTGTGTGTGTGCGAGAGAAAGGGGAATGTGTGTTGCTAAAAATGGTTTCAGTTGGCACAGAGACAGAATGTGTGTttgtccgagagagagagagagtatgcgCGTGCGtgtaagtgtgtgtgtgtgtgtgtgtgtgtgtgtgtgaatgagtgagagagagagagagagagagagagagagagagacctactGCAAAAATATCTTTGAGCCCAAGATGGTTTCATATGGCTGCATTTGCACCTGCACCTAAAGGGGAGCGGGGTGGCCGTGAAGAAAACGAGTTTACATCCACCATGTAGGTGCAGCGGCAAATGCAACCATATGCCATTTTGGTTTCCTTTCCTACCATCACACTGCCACCAAAGCACCAAAGGAGGTAACAAATTGTTTGGGTTTCCCCTCGCCAGAATCAAGATCTCCATCCAGATTTGTTTTCACAGTACCAATAaggtttcttctctttttcttcttttacttgtACTTTCTTCCACTGGTTTATTTGATGCAACTCGTGTTCTATGTCGTCGATTTATTTGCTTCCTCTTAATCCCCCTCTTTTTCTTTATCATCTTGGAAGAAACTTGAACTTGAAGATCTGTGCAGGGAAAAGACAAGAGCCTAAAACCTCCTTTCTATGGAGGTTTAGGGGAAGAAAGAGGGACGGAAAGCAAGAGTTATGCTTAGGCCGATTTGAGCAGCGGCTAAATAGAACAGGTTGGAAAAACCAAAACAAACGCCCTTAATGTTTCACAAAGCTATATGCTGAGGCTCACTTTGGAGATCTTTTAGGTTTTGTTTTCCCTTAATACCTAAGTTGACTGAAGAACTAATGTTTCTACTCTTTCCTTTCATTTACGACCACTGTCGATGTTTGCATCCTAAAAGAAGTTGATGCTTACAAACAGATGGAATTGACTCAAGTATCAGATGCTGCGCGAAGCACCTCGGAAGGTTCTATAAGGTTTCATTCGGACAAACTCAAGGGGCCAGTTCTGATGTGATAATGTAGGGATAGTATGTAAGATCTATGATAGATATGTTATGTAGTACATAGCAATACCGATAAGCTCATGATGCAGAAAATTATGAGAGTCCACCTTGTCACACATCCGGCAGAGTTCTTGCCCATGTGTGTTGTTATCCAAGGTTTTGAGGTTTAATTTGTGGATTTGATGCTATATAACTAGTGATCCTTAAACATAGAGTTCTCTTTGATCATCAGTTTAACTAGTAGACAGTGTGATTGATTTGTTCACAGATCTTTATGATTGAAATTTCACTTAGGCAACCTCTCGGAAATTATGTTGGTTTTAGATGATTAAACACCAAATTGTGATAGAAAAGCATTTTACCGGAGGTTGACTTCGCTCTTCTAATTAAAATTTCTTGTTCTTGAAGGTTTTTTTGCTTGTATTATACTAAATTTAGCTTTCTAAATGGTTGTTATCATGATTCATAGGAGGTcatttttattgcattaaagtttcttaatcttattggaattttttttttttggattactGAATTCAGCTTCACAAATGGTTATTATCGAcaacataaacaaaaaaaattggtTTACAAGACAAATATTGAAAGTTTTTATTATGTTTTATTGTGATCATATTCAGTGTGAGTTACAAGACAAATATTGATTTCAATTTAGATGTTCACATTCTAGTATAGTTCAATTAATTCTTTTATTATCATATTATCTGTGCAACTAAGATTTTTTGAGAGACAGACTTAGATCAATATTATACTTTTTATCTTGAGattcttgtatattgttgtatgtTCATTTGACTCTTTTGAACATCATATTCTTTAATTAGTGGTGCTAAAGTTTCATTGCCTCTCCAAAACAATTATTTTTCAGTAAACAATgaatttgattcttaggtttttgGTCAATGCTTTGAAACCATTATACTTGACTTCAATGTACTAGTGATGGAAAcaataatgattatatatatatatatatatatatatatatatatatatatatatatatatatatatacatgtctaTGATACTTATTATTCTGGCAAATTGTTAGATGATTATATATGTACAACAATAATTATTCTGGCAAATTGTTGAGAAGAACATGTTTAGTTATGAGGTAAAAAATTTGAAACAAAGAAGATGTCCTGTTAGTAAATAAATATGGATCAAGAAGGTTGAATCGACCATGGATTTTTGAAGAACTCTAAGTTATTATGATAGAGATGTTAATATGttgatcatccaaaataacaaggCAATGTTCACTCATCATTTGTAAATTGATGAATATGCATAGATTATTGTATGTATTAGAACCCATCCTAGCAAATAACCCATCATTTCTACTTGGTTTTGAGAATGTCATTCTTATATTGCATTAAATAACAAGAATTGGTTTTGAATGAGAGCACCATCCAAACTGTACTTTAGATCTCTCTTGGCTATCAGAATATTTGTACCATGTTCTTTGTTCAATGTCTTATGAAGAGTCTGCATATTATGGGCTTTTTTGCCCTCAAACTtttctcataaaaaaataaatgtgtTAATATCTCATTACGCTAATCATACAATCTACAAAAAAAAACATGTTATTGCTACTACAGAAAACACTATATTATTCAATATTGTTGTGAGAATACAAATTTACTTGCAGATTTCTCATTCTGGACCCTTGAGGTCATAACAGACATATGAACACATAAATGTCGACATAGCTCCATAATACTTCATTATTTCAGTCTATGATACTTATTGTTCAGGGCAAATTGTTGAGAAGAACATGTTTAGATGATGGGAAAATTTTGAAATGAAGCAAATGTATTTATAGGAAATAGAATTTGTCATGCAGGAATTTGTATGTCTGACATGAAATTGATCTCTGAAGAACTCAAAGGTTCCATTATGCATGCTATTTTAATATGTtggtcatgcaaaaagtaaaaatCTCAACATGTCACTCCTTTGTTGACAATTAAAACATATCATTTAATATGCATAGGTCAGAGCATCAAACAATCCATCATTTCTTGTTGTCATTGAGAATATCATTTTTCTTGCATCAAAAGATGTACATGTAAAGATTATGGATGTAAAACATATCACAGACTTGGTGGCTTATTCCATGAGCTTGAAGGTTGATGATTTTTAGCTGAATGGATTTCTCTTGGGAATTAGAATGTTTTTGCCATGTTCTTTGTTCCCTATATCTGTATATGAAAAGTACGTTTGTGGCCCAAGTCAAATGCATAATGTGCTTGAATAATGAGAGTATGTTTACAGACTGTTCGATGAGCATAATAAGATTTTGCATGAATTCCTTTTCATTCTCAAGTTCTCTATCTACTTCAAAATTTTGCTCATATTGTTCATGAAAGAGAGCAAAGGCTTCTACACCAAATTTTACTTGATAAATAGGTCAGATCTACATGTTTCTGATGGCTTTTCCACATCGACAAGAACCGACGCTGAGAACAATGGTTTGTGATGGTAGAATGTGGACTCAAACTTTCTCCTGGAAGTCATAAAACTAGACTTGGTGGAATGCTCGAAGGATGAAGGAATGGCTTGTGATGGTAGAATGTGGCAGTCCAGAGACTGGAAAAAGCCGTATCATTGCCTGGAGGTTGTCCTGCACGTCACAGTACCGTCGTTGCATGTTCCACGTGGTCGTGCTTCGGCTGGTGTTGTAGAGTTAGGAAACTGCTCAAATGTCTCTGTCGTCCTTAATGGTGGGAGAAGATGGACGTCACGTCGCGGCCAACTCGTTGCTGTGAAGACGGCACGGCCATCGTGCGATGTCAGTGTTTGGCTTCTCATAAAAAGAGGGAGAGGTAAGCGGGTTCCAGATTCCAGAGAGGAAACCAGAAGCCACAGGGATCCCTGCTGCCTGCCTGCATGCGTTGTCGTTGAGCGAGCAGCGGAGACAGTGGATGGGACGTGCATACTCTCTTTCGATGTTGGTCAGTGTCGATCATCCAAGACTCCTGTGAAGATGCCGGTGCCGCACTCATCCAGATGAATAattgtaataatattttttttattattccgaTTGTGATGGAAAAATCAGAACGTTAATAGTGGTTGGTGATGTAGAACTTTAAAATCCGGTTTTGtcgaattttatatttttattaattatagagTATCTTTTATAATTATATCTCTTTAGTATTTTGGTCTATAGATATTCAAATCTGTGAGTGAAATATTTATGTTCATTTCTTCGATCATTTTATCAatagaaatataaatataataaataataaataattttaattattttttttatagtgaTAATAATTGTATTGATGTCGATACATATGTAGATTGACAAAAGGATCGTTAATTGTGTTGAAAGGATTGCTTGACATCTGTATTGGCATCAACACAAATATAGAGCGATATCACTCGGTAATTACATCAGCGTCGATATAGATGCAGAGCAACGTTGCTCTACATTTGTGTAGGTGCCAATGTAAATATCGAGCAACCCTTTCGTCGCTCAACAATTGTATCAACACCGACGCAATGATCCATCCTTTCGTCGCTTGGCAACTACGTCAACACCGATATAATGAGCAACCCTTTTACCACTTAACAACTACATCGACATCAACGTAGTAAACGACCCTTTCTTCTCTCTACCCTTTTACCACTTAACAACTACATCGACATCAACGTAGTAAACGACCCTTTCTTCTCTCTACATCTGCATCCGTGACTTTTTTATTGCTCGACAATTGCGTTGACATCGATGCAGATCTAAAGCAACGAAAATTATCGACGTCAACGCAAATGCAGCTCATCCATAGTAATCATCAACCTATCACCACCACCAATTGAAacgttataattatttttatatttttatcaataaaatcgaTGATAGTCTAGGACCAAGATGTTAATAAGatctaattataagagatacTATACAATTAACTCTCTTTTTCTAGCAAGAGATGGTCTCAAGAAGACACACGATCTAAACTCGATGTTACCATGTCAAAGGCCACATTTATTTGACTTGTAATGAATCGAAGCCACAATATGGATTGAGAGCTTTCTAACTGGAAAGAGTCGACATACAATCAgaatgaaataattaaaatacaAACATTTCCAGTGCATACAAATTGCTATAGAACTCTGCTGCAACCAATTACATTGAGAGAGCGACGTAAGATAATACAAAATTACATCACAATGACATGAAAAGAAATGGCCAATGGAGAGAAAAGGAACACGCCGAGACAACATTGGAGGGCAGCTCAATGTTCGTTCTTCACGCGTGCTTTTAGGATTCCAGGTTTAGGAGGGGAAGTTGTCATTCTAACCATGGAACTCGGCCTTGATGGTTGCCAAGTATGATACTGATGCATGCCGATCATGCTAGAACAGTCACCGCCACTGGAACTAGGCTCCAGAGCACCATCATGCTGCTCTCTTTCACAGAATCCCATTGCCTTGAGCACGTATGAGTCATCGTGTAGCTCAAAGGGCGTGCTGCATTTAATAATTTGAAACAAAAAGTCAGTAAAGGAGAGAATGTGGGGCGTGTGCAGGGGGTCGATGCCGCAGTCATTGGAAAAGATAAGGTAATATAGCAAAATCTTGAGTATCAACGGATCTCCTCTTTATAACTTGTGAATGACCATGAAAATCTAGGCGTATGAAATCTAGGTGAATGACCATGAAAATcactgctaaataacaaagaataacaccatgaaaaattccaaaagaTAAACCTATATTGTTACCTGTTAAAATCAAAATGCACCAATTGCATATCTTCTGAAATTTCCACTTCTACTGTTGCATGTGGCCGAGTCTGTTTCCCAACCGAcagaaaagaaacattaaattcaaattatagATTAGCTCAGTTTATGCCTTGATTGTACGTGCAATAAATAAATAGAGAAAATGTCTGGTGCTTGTCAAATACTAGATCCTCATGTTCAAAAGTACAACATTCTTTTTCCGTTATTGAGCTCTGTGTAAAACATCTCTAGTTAAAGTAAGAACAcattctttttgttttgtttctAGTGAAATCTTTTTTAAAGCATTGAAATATCAAAACTGTTTTGTATGTGGAATCCACAAAGCTTCCTCACCAATTTGCCTCTGTTGCTTGGTTGTATACTGGCATCCTTCTAAAAAGATGCTAGCTTAATAGGCCAGTTGACCCATCTGGTTTTTTGTCCCAAGTATAAGCACATCAGAATAAACAGTTCAATAATTGTTATACCCGGATCAGCTCACAAATTATCATGTCAACATTTAAATATTCATCTATCAAAACAATTTGCCAATTAATGATTCAATTTCTACGAGTGTTTTATATATCGTTGCACTAGCCACTCAAACTGATATGCAACAAGGAAAAGGATTGCAAAATTTTGTACCTGGACCAAGATAAAAGGTAAAGCAACACCGCCTGATGGAACATGTTCTGAACCATGTAGCTGTTCATTCCGTTGGACCAAACTTTGGAGACCTATGAACTGGGAGAAAGATAGGGAAAAAAAAACTCTCCTAATCAACAAAAAACAATTCAGACATTACTAAGTTAAAAGTACATAGAAATTATAAGTTCTAAAAATTTTCCACTAGAATTACTTCCCAAACTGACATAACAACTCAAACCAGGCAGAAGGAATTTTGCCACCTAAAGATCTTTTTAGAAAAGCTAAAAAAATTTCTTCACCATTAATAATGGATGAAGTTGCAATAATAGAGCCATTTCTCCCTTTGTGGTCGTGGTCCATACCAAAATTTTGACCACAATCCTCTATTGTCTTATGGTCATTCATTTGATGTTTAATTATATTCAACTTCCCTGCTCCTGAACCAGAATGGAGGGTTGAATCTAGAAGGTATggattaaatattttaagtttattGCAGTTTTATGGATGATTAAGACCACTGTTGAATTTAAGATCAGGATGCTCAATCTCTGAATCAGGAAGCTTGATCTTTAGACCATGGAATGTAGAAATTTGTTGGTTCCATAACATAAGGAAAAAAAATCTAT belongs to Musa acuminata AAA Group cultivar baxijiao chromosome BXJ3-5, Cavendish_Baxijiao_AAA, whole genome shotgun sequence and includes:
- the LOC135637871 gene encoding uncharacterized protein LOC135637871, encoding MGCCVGGLAKSQSANDRILGPPKKRNIGQLSIQKKRQWSSSPEPEVMENNVSNSLSLVTNVSSCPTTVNDETKLMEENANNVSFVNQGAIAWNEMRRVWVGDRSKRPHRAPREPTISWCATYEDLLSTNRPFPQPIPVSEMVDFLVDIWQEEGL